The genomic stretch TCATCAATAACTTTTGGATCTACTGAAATTGTTATCAAAATTCTTGGGTTTAAAACCCCGTCCTTTTCGGACAACTTTATATTTCTTAAATTCGTTACCATTCCCCAAAATGTGCGTTAAATTAAAAAGGTTTACTGTAAAGTTTCTCGTTTACCATTCGGTGAATTAAAATCGATTACCATTTCTGTAAATCCGTCAGGACAATATTTTGCTTCCTGTCTCTATGATGACGGGCAAGATACTCCTGAGCAAAACCCAGAAGGTAAAGCGATTGGTATTGATGTCGGAATAAATCATTTTGCAATTACTAGCGATGGTAGCAAACATGGAAACCCTAAACATTACCGTAAATATGAGAAAAAATTAGCTAAAAGACAAAAACAGTTAGCGAAGAAACAAAAAGGCTCTAAAAACCGCCATAAAGCGAGAAAAGCGGTAGCTAAAGTCCATGAGAAAATAGTTAGATGTAGAGAAGATTTTTTGCACAAACTATCACGCAAAATAGTTAACGAAAACCAAGTAATATGTGTAGAGAATTTAGCAGTGAAAAACATGGTTAAAAATCACAAATTAGCTAAATCTATTAGTGATTGTGGTTGGAGGCAATTCTGCACTATGCTTAAATATAAAGCAGAATGGGAAAGTAAAATTTACCTTGAAGTAGATAGATTTTTCCCTAGGTCTCAAACCTGTAGTAACTGCCGACATCAAGTGGACAGTTTAAGTTTAGATATGAGGCTGTGGCAATGTCCTAGATGTATGAAAATACATGACAGAGATGTTAATACAGCGAAAAATATCAGAGATGAAGGTTTGCGTATTTAAAATGCGGTAGGGCATATCGTCAGAGCTTCTGGAGAAAGAGTAAGACCGAGTAAAGGCACCGCTTTTACAAGGCATCCTTTGGTGAAGGAAGAATCCTCTCGCCTTTAGGCAGGGGAGTTGTCAAAAGATATTCATAATCAAATTTATATATTAATTTATGAAACTAATTTCTATACTAGGTTCTACTGGTTCGATCGGTACTCAAACTTTGGATATAGTAAGAGATCATCCCGATCGATTTCAAGTAGTAGGATTAGCCGCCGGAAATAATATCACTCTTTTAGCTGAACAAATTAGAGAATTTAACCCCGAAATAGTTGCTATTCAAAATCCGGATAAATTATTAGACTTAAAAAATGCGATCGCTGATTGTCCTCAACAACCAATTTTATTAGCAGGAAAAGACGCTATTTGTGAAGTTGCTAGTTATGGCAATGCAGAAAGTGTTGTTACAGGGATTGTCGGTTGTGCTGGATTATTACCGACTATTGCCGCTATCAAAGCTGGAAAAGACATCGCTTTAGCTAATAAAGAAACCTTGATTGCAGGTGGCCCTGTGGTGTTACCTTTAATAAAAGAGTATGGTGTAAAATTATTCCCTGCGGACTCTGAGCATTCGGCAATTTTTCAATGTTTGCAAGGTGTACCCGAAAAAGGCTTACGGAAAATTATTTTAACCGCTTCTGGTGGTTCATTTCGAGATTTACCCGTAGAAAAATTAGCTAGTGTAACAGTACAAGATGCTTTAAAACATCCTAACTGGTCTATGGGACAAAAAATCACGATCGATTCTGCTACTTTAATGAATAAGGGTTTAGAAGTCATTGAAGCTCATTATTTATTCGGTTTAGATTATGATGATATTGATATAGTTATTCATCCTCAAAGTATTATTCATTCTATGATAGAGCTACAGGATACTTCCGTTTTAGCTCAATTGGGATGGGCAGATATGCGCTTACCTTTACTCTATGCTTTATCTTATCCCGATCGTATTCCTACTAATTGGGAAACCCTTGATTTAGTCAAAGTTGGCAGTTTAACCTTCCGAGAACCAGATCATAATAAATATCCTTGTATGCAATTAGCCTATGATGTAGGGAGGGTTGGAGGTTGTTTACCAGCGATATTAAATGCCGCCAATGAACAAGCAGTGGCATTATTTTTACAAGAAAAAATCGGTTTTCTCGACATTCCTCGTTTAATTGAGTCGGCTTGCGATCGTTTTTCAGATCAAAATAAATCTGATCCCAGTTTAGATGATATTTTACACGCTGACGAGTGGGCAAGAAAAGCAGTTATGGAATTATTTGCATTGTAGTTTTTTTAGAGATTGCTCATGGTGATATGATTTAATTAAGAATTATTAATTGATCATTTTCTATGACAAACTCCACCTATTTGATTTCTCCCTCTTTAACAAAAGAACAATTACAATTAGAGAATACTGTAAGATTGGGGGTTATGGCTTCGGGTAGTGGTAGTAATTTTGAGGCGATCGCCCAAGCCATTAATGAGGGGAGATTAAATGCTAAGATTGAGGTCTTAATCTATAATAATCCTAATGCTAAAGTAAAAGAAAGAGCCGATCGATTAAACATACCTACAGTTTTACTTAATCACAAAGATTACAAAACCAGAAAAGCCTTTGATAAAGCGATCGTCAAAGTATTCCAAACCCATCAAGTACAATGGGTTGTTATGGCCGGATGGATGCGCATTATTACTCAGGAATTGTTAAACGCTTATCCCCAAAAAGTGATTAATATTCATCCTAGTATTTTACCTAGTTTTAAGGGTATTAATGCCGTTGAGCAATCATTAGAAGCAAAAGTAAAAGTAACAGGATGTACAGTCCATTTAGTTGATTTAGAGGTAGATAGTGGACTAATTTTAATTCAAGCTGTTGTACCCATTTTCCCTGATGATACTGCTGATAGTTTACACGATCGAATCCAAATTCAAGAACATCGTATAATTGTTGATGGCATCGCCTTAGCTGTTAAAAAAGTTGACAGTTGATAATTCTCAATTCTCCATTCTGATAACTTCCTGTTGAGTCTCGATCGCAACTCGGATCAATAAACCTGCTAAAATTAAACTACTCATCACAGAACTACCCCCATAACTTAAAAAAGGAAAAGGTAAACCAGTAGTTGGTAAAACACCAACATTCACCCCTATATTGAGTAAAGATTGACCGACTAAAATTACCATAACACCAACTGCAATCAAACGTTTAATTGGGTGATTAGATTTTAAAGTTACAAAAAAAGCGACAGTAGCATAAGTTATCACCATCAAAATTAAAATAACAGTGCCAAGAAAACCAAATTCCTCGGCAAATACTGCAAAAATAAAATCCGTATATTGAAAAGGTAGATAAAATAACTTTTGTTGAGACATTCCGAAACCTACCCCCAACTCACCACCAGACCCAATTGCTAGTAAACTTTGTACTAACTGATAACCGTCACCTCTTGCATCTTTCCAAGGGTCAGTAAATGATACAATTCGTTTTAACTGATAAGGATTTAATGCCACACTCAAAGAAGCCGTCACCATACCCATCATTGCTGTTGCTAATAATTGTATATAGGGTAAACCACCAGCTAAAGCCATTAACCATAATGTCATTCCACATAAAGCAGTTGTACTTAGATTGGGTTGTTTCAAAATACAGGCTAAAGTAAAAGCAAAAATACCTAGCCATGTACCTTTAATTTGCCAAGGTAGTTTTTTCCAACCGGCAAAAATAGTCGCACCTTGTAAAACTAGAAAGGGCTTAAGTAATTCTGAGGGTTGAATTTGAATTGGGCCAATAGAAATCCATCTTTCTGCACCATTAATATTTTCTCCTAAACCGACCACTGTGCCAATAATTAAAACTAAAGCACCAAGATAAAACCAAGGTGAGTATTTTAAGATAATTTTTAGGGGCAATTCTATAACTATTTTGAAACAAACTAAACCAATAATCATCCAAAATGCTTGACGCTTAAAATAAAACCAACCATCGTTAGATTCATCTAAGCCAACGGCATAGGAAGCAGAAAATAAAGCAATTAAACCGATTAATAACCATAAAAAAGTTAACCACCGCAACAATCTTGCTTCTAATGACCATTCATCTATATCTGGTTGATAAAATGGGATAATATAACGGAAAATATCCATAGAGAAAGATAATGTTATTTTAGTTAACTTTTTAGAATAACATATACTAATCCTAAACCAGTTCTATAAAAACTGTTTAAAAAAGGCAATAGGCAATGGTAATGGTATTTTCGATAATTTTTCTAATAATTGATTGTTCACAAATGATTTAGGACTGCTTAAGACATAATATTTTTGTTCTTATTTTTCCCAAGGCTTTAATTTAAGATATTCATAAATTGCTTTTATATTATTTTCTGTTTTATTTATTTTCATTTGCATCTCTTTTACTATTATAATTAAATCCTTTAAATTCCTTTCTTGTATTGTCTGTTTATCTACTAGACTTTGTTGCTTTTTTGTGATCATACTCATACCTTCTTGAATACTTAGATTAAAGTTTTGTTGAAATATATTTTGATTATTTTTTGCTCCTTCTCCTTTTTCTTGATATTTATTAATTTTTTCTATTAATGTTTTTAAAAAATCATTATTTTCTGATGAATTAATTGAATTAATAAATTCTAAAATAGGCTCGATCGAGCTTTTGATATTATTATATTCTAGTCTTAATTGTTGTTGATATTTTTCAAGTTTTTGTCTTTGAATAGTCAAAAATTCTGATTGTTCATTGATAGTGTTAATAATTTCCTGTTTTTGATTCAAAAAATATTTAATTGAATCTAACTCTTGTTGTATATTTTGATCTAAATTTTGATATTTTTTTTCACTGGTATTTAAAAATTCTTCAGCAGATTTAATACGATTAACTAAATTAATAAAACTAGATTCTCCTCCTAGTAATTCTACCGATTTATATACTGATTCTAGTTTAAATAAATCATTTTTTAACAATTTTGCTTCCTCTTGTATTGTTTCTGCAAAATTAACTCTTTCTTCCGCTTTAATCAATAAATCATTGACAATAGTTTTAAGTTTTTCTAAATCCTGAATTGTATCGGAATCTTTTATCTCATTCATAGAATTTTTATCACTTATAGTTGAGGTAATTTATTCAGAAAAGATTTACATAAAAGTTTTACTAATTCTCCTTCTTCAGTTAAAATGTCTGCAAAAGGAATTTTTCGTGAGGGTGATTGTTTCAAAAATTGTACTCTAATTCTCATTGCTTCATAGTTTAACCCTTTTTTTTCTAATTGTAAGGCGATTTCTTCTATTTCTATATCTCGATCGTAACCCCGATTATAAGCTCGATCGTGATAAAATAATAATACTGCTGACCATGATAAATTATTTGCGGTTAAAATTAGAGCTTTTAAGTCAGTAAATTTAATTGCATCTAAAGAAGATAATAATATTTGAATTAAAGATTGATTTTGACTTTGTTGTAAAAATTTGATTATTTCTCTTTGTATTTTAAAAATAGGCTTCATTTCTAAACCAGTTTTAAAATAAATATATTTTGCACCATAATATAAAACAATTATTTCTAAAAAATTACTTTTATTAAAAGATAGAATAACATGATCAAAATTGATGGCATCTAAAAATAAATCTTGACTTTCTGTTAACTCATCTATTGTGTAAACAATTTCCTCAATCACTTGCCACCAAGTTAACTTAAATTGTTGCCATTTTTGTCTTAAATTATCAGGAAAAAATCCCGTTTCTAACCATTTATATATATCATTATTAACAAGATTTCTAATAAACTTTTGTCGCCGTTGTTGGAGAGTAATTAAACTTTGTCCATTAACCTTTAATTCTTGTGCAAAACTTTCGGGAGTTATATTTTCTTGAATATCGAATAAAATCGATAACTTATAGGAATTTTCAGCCGTATTTTGTAACCAAGTCCATTCTTCTTCTGTAACTAAAATAGATTCATAATAACGCGCACGAGTTATAGCTGTGTACCATTGGAATAAGTCATCAAAACCTAACTGATTTTTATTTATTTCAAAAGGAAATAAGATTACTATAGCCTCAAATTCTTGTCCTTTTGCTTCTGAAATTGAGTAAATAATTATTTTTTCAGCTTTTTCTAATTCAACAATTTTTTCAGTTAAATCATGATCAGAAAAAGTTAATAAGTCTCTTTTTAAGAAGACAATTTCATTAAATGTTTCTATTTTTTCTTGTGAGTTGTCTTGATGTTCTAAACAATTTAACAAATTTTTCAACCAAGAGATATTTACTTTTATTAATTTTGGTTTTAGACCTTCATCATAACATTTATAAGGATCCCCGATGGGAGGTAGTTTTCTATTATTAAGTTGAATTTGTTTAATAAAAGCTTCTTCTAAAAAATATTTTGCCACAGAAGCAATTTGTTTTGTATTACGAAAATTTTGGCTTAATTTAATTTCTTCAAGTAATGTACGATGATGAAAATTTTGAGCAAAAATAGTTCTAAAATTTGCCCAAGAAAATCCTGAAATAATAACCCGTTGATTTTCGTCTCCTAAAATAATAACAGTGACTGATAAATTATAATTATTAGCTAAATCAAGAAATATTTTGAGTTGAAACCAGTAAAAATCTTGTACCTCATCAATGATTAACAAAATAGGTTTATTTTGAGTTAATGATTGAAACCATTGAATATTAGATAATAAATTTTTAAACGCTTTATTACTATAACTAAAAGCATCTCTACTACCAAAAATAGTAGCATTTTCTGGTCTCCATATTTTTCTTAAAAAATCAATTATATTTTTATAATTAGTAGTTAAAGCATCTTTATCTGTTAAAGGATAACTAAGACTTTCTCCAATAATAAATGATTGTAAAATACCATAGATATTAATATGATGATAGTTATTAATACCGTGATGTCGTTTTTGCAAATACTCTCGCATTATTTTACAACCCTGACTAGCCGTTAATGCAGGATAATTTTCTCCAGCAAGTTTTTGTATTAATTCATCACGACTGAATAAGGCTATATCATAATTTTGATTTTCTAAATTTTCTTGAAATTCGTCATCTAAAATAATTGCATCTGGATTTAAAGATTTAAGACAATGATAACCAAATTTTTTTAATGATTTATTAGGAGTAATAATTATGGGGAAAATATTTTCAGTGATAAGTTTATCTGCTAAAAAAAAAGCAAGAGTAGTTTTACCTGTTCCTGCAGTACCTTGAATTTGATATACTAAAGATTCCTTAGTTTTAAGATTTTTAATTAGCTGTTTTTGTTCAGAATTTAGGCAAGGGTTAAAACGATATTTTCCCTCTATAATAAAATCAATAATAGTTTCAGACTTAATTTGATTATCTATTAAAGAAGGAGATAGTTTATAATATCGATCAAAGTCTTGAAATTGAGTATCTTCCTCAATATTTTCGTGATTTTGATCGTCAATAATTAATTCTTCTAAATGAGTGTTTAATTCGGGAGAAAAATATTTAGGTAAATTTTGATAAACAGTTTCTCTTGAAGCGATACGATGAATAATTAAATAAGGATTTTCTGTGGAGCCAACGGTAAAAATAATGCGATAATCACCAATACGATAACGCCAAACTGTGGGTTTTCTTCCTTTTAATCTTTTAATATTGGGATATTCATGTAAATAAAGTCCTTCTAAACAGTCGATCGTCTGTGCTAATTTAGTTATATGAGAATAAAATATTTGGGGAGAATGCAAAACACTTTTAAATCCATTATCTGACAAATAAATATCCAACATAAATTTTTCCTAAATTACCAAATTTAAAATATTCAGATATAACTTATTTGTGTAAAACTGCTATTAAAATCTTAACTTCTTGGCGACATAATTAATAATTGATTAAACTAGAAAATGCTGTTTTTTTTGTCTAGTAATTTTCTATGAAAGTTAATGGGAAACCCTATCGCACAATTTGGCTACATCCCGATGATAGCAGTATTGTTCAAGTCATTGATCAACGTTATTTACCTCATCAATTCGTTATTGAAGATTTAGCAACTTTAGAGCAAGTTTGTACTGCGATCGAGCAAATGCACGTTCGTGGTGCTGGTGTAATTGGTGCATCGGCGGCTTACGGAATGTACATTGCAAGTTTAGAGGCGAAAAGAAATCAAATCACCAATATTCAAGAGTATATGCAGTGGGCAGGAGACAAATTAAAAGCCACTCGTCCTACTGCTGTAAATTTAGCATGGGCGGTTAATCGTCAACTCGAAAAAATTGTTACTTTAAATGATAATATAAATCTCATAGTGGAGAATAGTGCAAAAATTGCTCATATAGTTGCAGAAGAAGATGTTAATTTTTGTCAAAATATTGGAAAACATGGGGTTACACTAATTGAACAGATAAGCCAACAGAAGCAAGGAGAAACCGTTAACATCCTCACTCACTGTAACGCTGGTTGGTTAGGTTGTGTGGATAATGGTACCGCTACTTCTCCTATTTATGAAGCCCATAGAAAAGGTATTAAAGTTCATGTGTGGGTAGATGAAACTCGTCCTCGCAATCAAGGTTCGACTCTGACGGCTTGGGAGTTAGGAGAGCAAGGAGTTAACTATACGATTATCCCTGATAACGCAGGAGGACATCTTATGCAGAATGGCTTAGTCGATCTTGTAATCACAGGTAGCGATCGAACTACTTATACTGGAGATGTAGCAAATAAAATAGGTACATATTTAAAAGCGGTGGCGGCAAAAGATAATAATATCCCTTTTTACGTTGCATTAACTTATTCAGCTTTTGATTGGGAAATAAGTGACGGAGTAAAACAAATACCTATTGAACAACGAGACGCAAGAGAGGTTAAATATATTAAGGGATTGCATGATGGAGAAATTAAAGAGGTATTGGTGACTCCGGAAAATAGCCCTGCCGCTAACTACGGTTTTGATGTGACTCCTGCCAGATTGATTACGGGATTAATCACAGAAAGAGGAATTTGTCAACCTTGTGCCGAAGGAATTTTTAGTCTATATCCTGAAAAAGCAAAATAACCTAAGAGGTATCTAAATTTAGTGGTAAAAGAGAGAATATTTAAGTTAATAGGAGATAGTAGGAGAGATTAACTTAAACTATTTCCAAATTTATTTGATTTCTATTACTATTACTATTACTGTATTTTAGAATCAAGACTCGTTGTTTTTTTGTTGATTAATTTTTATTCCTAATATCTAAGAAGTTGTTCAAAATAGACTCTAATTTTGCTAACTTAATTGGTTTGGGTAAATAGTCTTTCATGCCCACATCTTGGCAAATTTTTTTATTCTCATCGTCATCATGGGCAGTCATGGCTATAATTATCGGTAAGTGTTCTGATGGTAGAATTTCATGAACTTTTTTTGTAGCAGTGATACCATCCATTTCGGGCATTTCTACATCCATAAAAATAATATCATAGGGTTTCATCTCGATCGAGTTTAAAACTTCTTTCCCATTGTTAGCAATATCTGCTGAATAACCTAACTTTTTCAGGAAATTTAAAATTAATTTTTGGTTGACTCTGTTATCTTCTGCCACTAAAATTTTTATTTCTTGAGATGACATTTTTTTTGTTTCCGTTAACTTTTCAACTGTTTTATTTAAAAGGGTAACAGGATTTTCTGAGGTTGATTCATAAATATATTCCAAAGACAAAAACTCTTGCAATTTCTCAAATATAATTGCCGTCACAAAGGGTTTACTCACAATATCATCACATCCAGAATATAAAATATCGTCTTTTTGTTCTATAAAAGCATGAGCAGTTAATGCTATGATTACAGGACAATAAGGGGAGTTGCGATAAGTTTCACGAATCAGTTTTGTCGCCTCATAACCATCCATTTCCGGCATACCTATATCCATCCAAATTAGATGAGGTTGCCAAATGTTTGTCACTTCGACAGCTTCTCTACCATTAACGGCTTCTTTAATATCAAAATTTAAAGGTTTTAATAATTTGCGTAATAGTAAACGATTTGGCTCATGATCATCCACTATTAAAATACGATAAATAGGAGTATTAGGTGCTAAACTAACTATTTTTTGACTAGCTAAAATTTTTCGATCGTGCAAAGAACAAACAGGAATAAAATTAATAGTAAAGTGAAATATTGTACCTTGATTCAATTCACTTTCTACTTGCATTTCTCCTCCCATTAATTGGGCAAATTGACGAGAAATTAATAAGCCTAAACCTGTACCTTGTTTTGATTTAATACCAGATTCTGTTTGAAAAAAAGGAGTAAAAAGTTTTGCTAACTCTTCTGTTTTCATTCCCACACCTGTATCTTTTACAGCAAAATAAAGTTGATTTTCTTTAACTAACTTTGCCATAAGAGTTATACTTCCTCTTTTTGTAAATTTAAGAGAATTACTAATTAAGTTCAATAAAATTTGTCTAAGTTTACTCTCATCACTAATAATAAATGAAGGTACATTATCTTCTATATTAAAAATCAAATCTATCTTTTTTTCTGTCGCTTTTATTTGCAACATAGATTTTAAAGAGTATAGTAATTCATGAAGATTAAATGCACTTTGATTAAAATTAATTTGTCCTGCTTCAATTTTTGATAATTCTAATACTTCATTAATTAAGGATAATAAATGTTCTCCACTATGAATAATAATGTTAAGATTATCTCTATTCTCTAAACTTAAAT from Geminocystis sp. NIES-3709 encodes the following:
- a CDS encoding hybrid sensor histidine kinase/response regulator; its protein translation is MRNKVEEDQGLLLQQISSELVNTFDRLMHRRFTDIRNMSILSEFREEGQYKNNRRFLLETLQKSYEGYAWIGFADTEGKIEVSTQSILQGENVSQRPWFTGGLKESFIGDVHLAKLLANKLPPLPNGEPLRFLDIAHPVYNTKDELIGVLGAHLSWQWIEDTSNTLMINIPKDKRIAILILDKKGKIIFDSEEKLEGENIDNIIPDIKLNKPISLFQRKNFEGIEYLISHHRDKGYLTYTGLGWHILVKQPTAIAFKPADDLQRKILIWGLILATIFSWIGWKIAQQMTKPLLNIAYEADQIRKGNLSVSLANNLTNNSFYQGRNEILLLSSSLSDLVHTLISQENKLKKINQELEEKILSRTKELNLAKESAEKANQAKSIFLSNMSHELRTPLNAILGFSQLMKDDNNLSLENRDNLNIIIHSGEHLLSLINEVLELSKIEAGQINFNQSAFNLHELLYSLKSMLQIKATEKKIDLIFNIEDNVPSFIISDESKLRQILLNLISNSLKFTKRGSITLMAKLVKENQLYFAVKDTGVGMKTEELAKLFTPFFQTESGIKSKQGTGLGLLISRQFAQLMGGEMQVESELNQGTIFHFTINFIPVCSLHDRKILASQKIVSLAPNTPIYRILIVDDHEPNRLLLRKLLKPLNFDIKEAVNGREAVEVTNIWQPHLIWMDIGMPEMDGYEATKLIRETYRNSPYCPVIIALTAHAFIEQKDDILYSGCDDIVSKPFVTAIIFEKLQEFLSLEYIYESTSENPVTLLNKTVEKLTETKKMSSQEIKILVAEDNRVNQKLILNFLKKLGYSADIANNGKEVLNSIEMKPYDIIFMDVEMPEMDGITATKKVHEILPSEHLPIIIAMTAHDDDENKKICQDVGMKDYLPKPIKLAKLESILNNFLDIRNKN
- the purN gene encoding phosphoribosylglycinamide formyltransferase — encoded protein: MTNSTYLISPSLTKEQLQLENTVRLGVMASGSGSNFEAIAQAINEGRLNAKIEVLIYNNPNAKVKERADRLNIPTVLLNHKDYKTRKAFDKAIVKVFQTHQVQWVVMAGWMRIITQELLNAYPQKVINIHPSILPSFKGINAVEQSLEAKVKVTGCTVHLVDLEVDSGLILIQAVVPIFPDDTADSLHDRIQIQEHRIIVDGIALAVKKVDS
- a CDS encoding PhoH family protein produces the protein MLDIYLSDNGFKSVLHSPQIFYSHITKLAQTIDCLEGLYLHEYPNIKRLKGRKPTVWRYRIGDYRIIFTVGSTENPYLIIHRIASRETVYQNLPKYFSPELNTHLEELIIDDQNHENIEEDTQFQDFDRYYKLSPSLIDNQIKSETIIDFIIEGKYRFNPCLNSEQKQLIKNLKTKESLVYQIQGTAGTGKTTLAFFLADKLITENIFPIIITPNKSLKKFGYHCLKSLNPDAIILDDEFQENLENQNYDIALFSRDELIQKLAGENYPALTASQGCKIMREYLQKRHHGINNYHHINIYGILQSFIIGESLSYPLTDKDALTTNYKNIIDFLRKIWRPENATIFGSRDAFSYSNKAFKNLLSNIQWFQSLTQNKPILLIIDEVQDFYWFQLKIFLDLANNYNLSVTVIILGDENQRVIISGFSWANFRTIFAQNFHHRTLLEEIKLSQNFRNTKQIASVAKYFLEEAFIKQIQLNNRKLPPIGDPYKCYDEGLKPKLIKVNISWLKNLLNCLEHQDNSQEKIETFNEIVFLKRDLLTFSDHDLTEKIVELEKAEKIIIYSISEAKGQEFEAIVILFPFEINKNQLGFDDLFQWYTAITRARYYESILVTEEEWTWLQNTAENSYKLSILFDIQENITPESFAQELKVNGQSLITLQQRRQKFIRNLVNNDIYKWLETGFFPDNLRQKWQQFKLTWWQVIEEIVYTIDELTESQDLFLDAINFDHVILSFNKSNFLEIIVLYYGAKYIYFKTGLEMKPIFKIQREIIKFLQQSQNQSLIQILLSSLDAIKFTDLKALILTANNLSWSAVLLFYHDRAYNRGYDRDIEIEEIALQLEKKGLNYEAMRIRVQFLKQSPSRKIPFADILTEEGELVKLLCKSFLNKLPQL
- a CDS encoding FtsW/RodA/SpoVE family cell cycle protein, encoding MFRYIIPFYQPDIDEWSLEARLLRWLTFLWLLIGLIALFSASYAVGLDESNDGWFYFKRQAFWMIIGLVCFKIVIELPLKIILKYSPWFYLGALVLIIGTVVGLGENINGAERWISIGPIQIQPSELLKPFLVLQGATIFAGWKKLPWQIKGTWLGIFAFTLACILKQPNLSTTALCGMTLWLMALAGGLPYIQLLATAMMGMVTASLSVALNPYQLKRIVSFTDPWKDARGDGYQLVQSLLAIGSGGELGVGFGMSQQKLFYLPFQYTDFIFAVFAEEFGFLGTVILILMVITYATVAFFVTLKSNHPIKRLIAVGVMVILVGQSLLNIGVNVGVLPTTGLPFPFLSYGGSSVMSSLILAGLLIRVAIETQQEVIRMEN
- the dxr gene encoding 1-deoxy-D-xylulose-5-phosphate reductoisomerase translates to MKLISILGSTGSIGTQTLDIVRDHPDRFQVVGLAAGNNITLLAEQIREFNPEIVAIQNPDKLLDLKNAIADCPQQPILLAGKDAICEVASYGNAESVVTGIVGCAGLLPTIAAIKAGKDIALANKETLIAGGPVVLPLIKEYGVKLFPADSEHSAIFQCLQGVPEKGLRKIILTASGGSFRDLPVEKLASVTVQDALKHPNWSMGQKITIDSATLMNKGLEVIEAHYLFGLDYDDIDIVIHPQSIIHSMIELQDTSVLAQLGWADMRLPLLYALSYPDRIPTNWETLDLVKVGSLTFREPDHNKYPCMQLAYDVGRVGGCLPAILNAANEQAVALFLQEKIGFLDIPRLIESACDRFSDQNKSDPSLDDILHADEWARKAVMELFAL
- the mtnA gene encoding S-methyl-5-thioribose-1-phosphate isomerase; this encodes MKVNGKPYRTIWLHPDDSSIVQVIDQRYLPHQFVIEDLATLEQVCTAIEQMHVRGAGVIGASAAYGMYIASLEAKRNQITNIQEYMQWAGDKLKATRPTAVNLAWAVNRQLEKIVTLNDNINLIVENSAKIAHIVAEEDVNFCQNIGKHGVTLIEQISQQKQGETVNILTHCNAGWLGCVDNGTATSPIYEAHRKGIKVHVWVDETRPRNQGSTLTAWELGEQGVNYTIIPDNAGGHLMQNGLVDLVITGSDRTTYTGDVANKIGTYLKAVAAKDNNIPFYVALTYSAFDWEISDGVKQIPIEQRDAREVKYIKGLHDGEIKEVLVTPENSPAANYGFDVTPARLITGLITERGICQPCAEGIFSLYPEKAK